From Caldanaerobius fijiensis DSM 17918, a single genomic window includes:
- the nusG gene encoding transcription termination/antitermination protein NusG produces MGEENKARWYVIHTYSGYENKVKTNLEKMVENRKLYDKIFDIVVPVEESIEIKDGKKKVVQRKTFPGYVLIKMIMNDDTWYVVRNTRGVTGFVGPGSKPVPLSDAEVKALGIKDVFPAIDLKVNDSVKVISGPLENFIGIVQDIDTEKRKVKVLVSMFGRETPVELNFDQLEKV; encoded by the coding sequence ATGGGTGAAGAGAATAAAGCCAGGTGGTACGTTATCCATACGTATTCAGGTTATGAAAATAAAGTGAAGACAAATCTCGAAAAGATGGTGGAGAATAGGAAACTTTATGATAAAATTTTTGATATTGTAGTTCCTGTGGAAGAGTCCATTGAGATAAAAGATGGCAAGAAAAAAGTGGTTCAAAGAAAGACTTTTCCGGGTTATGTATTGATAAAAATGATAATGAATGATGACACCTGGTATGTGGTCAGAAATACCAGGGGAGTGACTGGATTTGTGGGTCCAGGATCAAAACCCGTACCGCTTTCTGACGCAGAAGTGAAAGCCCTGGGAATCAAAGATGTATTTCCTGCTATAGATTTAAAGGTGAATGATAGCGTAAAAGTCATATCTGGACCATTAGAGAATTTTATAGGTATAGTACAGGATATCGATACTGAAAAGCGAAAGGTAAAGGTTCTTGTGTCGATGTTCGGGAGAGAGACTCCTGTAGAATTGAATTTTGATCAGCTAGAAAAAGTATAA